Proteins encoded in a region of the Zea mays cultivar B73 chromosome 2, Zm-B73-REFERENCE-NAM-5.0, whole genome shotgun sequence genome:
- the LOC103647128 gene encoding uncharacterized protein, which translates to MASAAFKSTTRRALHATTTSRSDPPPCPRRTRSRSVSAAPRAAHEDYANTRTNPLFDSAASPSASPSPPPGAAAATGATSGRGDAAGRERGREPRLKSGGRGGGGGRARSASVAPPQRRHTASVADSAADVGGRKASRARSVADVARTYRGSETDAEARGVARKLQSWRSQHSVPEGKRKGTDASCSSQGSTTGAGCRQMDETTQSESSTVVSSPGHLEHQDHSTVPVDPVLEIPPEFDPDSAEFISDISDYVTEYGKKNVVEISLESRNSAAKQHWEQMEISLEFDTDASELVSDTWHHGANQQRGELEASLEFDPDTSELAPDITEYTLKLKQSHERARKLRADLAVEEQREQELSRMLKGIVTDPNFTETHKKRPRRKSSIERLKVSRRLAEEAMNYFEECVSISTMDSTDFSSPEDPQPNSVVNVPPKSNSRFFHKGRSIFQEPHTLADQHGYHVESDKQTQCSISATGSDVSDSVIFSHTNGAGLKIRSVSSDDPDGFDTPRSRSSCFSFTHEPVKKLENCDVRQYLGNFGRGNNTELKETRSSYFADDYASQKVDPDLLKDMVTFQNRIEYGGLVICNIRTF; encoded by the exons ATGGCGTCGGCGGCGTTCAAGTCCACCACGCGCCGCGCCCTCcacgccaccaccacctcccgcTCCGACCCGCCCCCGTGCCCGCGCCGCACCCGCTCGCGCTCCGTCAGCGCGGCGCCCCGCGCCGCCCACGAGGACTACGCCAACACGCGCACCAACCCGCTCTTCGACTCCGCGGCCTCCCCGTCCGCCTCGCCATCTCCGCCCCCCGGGGCGGCTGCTGCTACTGGTGCTACCTCCGGCCGTGGGGATGCGGCGGGCCGGGAGAGGGGGCGTGAGCCGCGGCTCAAGAGCGGGGGGCGCGGCGGCGGTGGAGGGAGGGCGCGGTCGGCCTCCGTCGCGCCGCCGCAGCGGCGCCACACCGCCTCGGTGGCGGACTCTGCTGCCGATGTCGGCGGGAGGAAGGCTTCGCGGGCGCGGTCGGTGGCCGACGTCGCACGCACCTACCGGGGCTCCGAG ACCGATGCAGAAGCCAGGGGTGTGGCAAGGAAACTGCAGTCATGGAGGAGCCAGCATTCAGTTCCAGAG GGGAAGCGTAAGGGAACTGATGCAAGTTGTTCATCCCAGGGGTCAACAACCGGAGCG GGGTGCCGGCAAATGGATGAAACTACACAGTCAGAATCTAGCACTGTTGTTTCTTCACCTGGCCATCTCGAGCAT CAGGACCACTCAACTGTCCCAGTGGATCCAGTTCTGGAAATTCCTCCTGAATTCGATCCAGATTCTGCTGAGTTTATCTCTGACATTAGTGATTATGTAACAGAATATGGAAAGAAAAATGTTGTGGAAATTTCTCTTGAGTCCAGGAACAGTGCAGCAAAACAGCACTGGGAGCAAATGGAAATTTCTCTTGAGTTTGATACAGATGCTTCTGAGCTGGTTTCAGACACATGGCACCATGGAGCAAACCAGCAACGGGGGGAATTGGAAGCTTCTCTTGAGTTTGATCCTGACACCTCTGAGCTCGCTCCTGACATAACAGAATATACATTAAAACTAAAACAG TCACATGAACGTGCTCGAAAGCTTAGGGCAGATTTGGCAGTTGAAGAGCAGCGGGAACAAGAACTGAGCAGAATGCTGAAGGGCATAGTAACAGATCCAAACTTTACTGAGACACATAAAAAACGGCCAAGAAGAAAG AGTAGCATAGAAAGACTGAAAGTGTCAAGGCGTTTAGCTGAAGAGGCAATGAACTATTTTGAGGAATGCGTTTCAATTTCAACAATGGATAGCACTGATTTCTCATCACCTGAGGATCCTCAACCAAATTCAGTTGTGAATGTCCCACCAAAGAGCAATAGTAGATTTTTCCACAAAGGGAGATCAATCTTTCAAGAACCCCACACTCTGGCTGATCAACATGGATATCATGTG GAATCTGACAAGCAAACTCAGTGCTCAATTAGCGCAACTGGATCCGATGTGTCTGACAGTGTTATCTTTAGTCACACAAATGGTGCTGGTTTGAAAATCAGGAGCGTCTCCAGCGATGATCCTGATGGCTTTGACACTCCGCGGAGCAGAAGTTCTTGTTTCTCTTTCACCCACGAGCCAGTAAAAAAGCTCGAAAACTGCGATGTTCGGCAATACCTTGGGAATTTCGGAAGGGGGAACAATACAGAGCTAAAGGAGACGAGGTCAAGTTATTTTGCCGATGACTATGCCTCACAGAAAGTTGATCCGGACTTACTGAAGGATATGGTGACCTTTCAGAATCGGATAGAGTATGGAGGGCTCGTTATATGTAACATCAGAACATTCTGA